CAAGTGTTGTTCTTCTTTGCCCTTTTTGTCACGCTGAACCCGATTCGCACCTGCATCTTTTTTTTCGATGTCCATTTGCAGCGCAGGTTTGGAAATATGTTAAGAGTAGCGTGAGGGTTAATGTTGCAGGAAATGATTGGACTGACTTTGTTGATTCGATCAGAAGCTGCGCAGCAAGAAGAACTGTTTGTAGTATCGTTTCAAAGCTCTTGTTTGGTGCGGCTGTGTATATGATTTGGCAAGAGCGAAATAAAAGGTTATTCAAAAAGGATGCTAGATCGTATAGTAAGGTCGTCGCTGCTATCTTTTCTATGGTTCGGCTGAAAATTATGGCTCTTAAATGGAAGAATTCAAGGCAAGTGAAGTTAATGAAGGATGCATGGAAAGTCCCGTAAGGGTAGGCGTCTAGTTGTTTTAGTGGGAGCCTGCGTGCTCATGTGGCTTGGTAGTGACCATTTGGTCTGGTTTTCTGACTTTGGGCTCTACCCTTAGTGTTTTTTGAGCTTAACTGTGTAATCCTTTGATTGGAGTTTAATATATTTCACCGGGTAAATTttaccctttacccaaaaaaaaaacaaACCTTGTCGTTATAGTTCCACACTTTGTAATTCGTACTACATACTCCGTAATTAAACTTGTAAATTTAATTTTAgttaatatatactccgtaatatatacGAAGATAAGATGGCACATGAACTTGTGTAGTAGGAGTAGAAATATATTGAGTAGAAATATACATATTCATTTACCCCTTATAAACATATATTAACTTAATAATCACACTACCTACCTTTCAACATAAACTGATGTATTTGTAAATATTACATTCAATTTCCCTCACATGTTTATTTTAGCTATTTATTGACTTGCATTTATATATAGCCATATAGGTATAGGTATGAATATCAAAACAACACTCAAACTGTAAAATCATTTTATTCATCCTAGAATACATATAATAACGTAACATCAACAGTTTACAAAATCTAGGCAGTTCTTTATATTTCTTCATTATATGTACAGTATCACACTATTGTATTATTAATTCAATTtcaataaataaatgtatataaaaatatatctatagTATTTTCTGATGTAAAAATTCAACCTTTGTGTTTTTTACCAAGGTAACCTGCATCTATCTCTGTGTCAAGAAGCGTGCCCATCACGTGCAACCATCAGCAAACCTCATCATCTTTTAACACACACTTGCACTACAAAACCACTATTTCCCACTGTTCCATTCACACTTCACACACATCTTTCATACAAAAAGAAAGGATCTTTCTTCTTGTTGCATCAATGGAGTCCAATTTCATTTCCCACAAATACCCTTTACAAAAAACCCTACCTTTTTACCCTCCCTGCAACATGAAAGAAAAATGCAAGAAAAACACACATTATTTCACCTTCCTACTACACCTACTAGTTTCCAGTTATTTCAACACATACCCATTTCAAAAGTCACAAACTTTAGACCAATGCAATACCAACTTTAATAAAAAGAAGGAAAAATggaagaataataataaaaatcattatttcaCCATATTAGTACACCTACTCATTTGCAGCTTCCCTTTTGTTGTTTCAGCCCAATCTTGGGATGGAATCATAGTCACAGAATCAGACCTTGAAGCCCTGCAATCATTCAAACAACAACTGATTGACCCAAATGGTTTCTTGAAAAGCTGGAATGATAGTGGCTATGGAGCTTGTTCTGGTGGTTGGGAAGGAATCAAGTGTGCTCAAGGACAGGTTATTGTCATACAACTTCCATGGAGAGGCTTAAGTGGTCAACTCACTTCAAAAATAGGTCAATTTCAAGCTCTTAGAAAGCTCAGTCTTCATGATAATGCAATTGGAGGTTCAATTCCAAAGGAATTAGGGTTCTTGCCAAATCTTAGAGGGATTCAGCTGCACAACAATAGATTTACAGGTTCAATCCCTCCTTCATTGGGTTCATGCACATTACTTCAAGATCTTGACTTTAGTAATAATTCTTTAGTGGGTATGATCCCTGATGTTTTTGCAAATTGCactacacttaataatgtaaacttGAGTTTGAACTCATTGTCAAATTCAATCCCTGTGTCACTCACACAATCCAATTCCCTCATGTTTTTATCTCTCAAGTACAACAATTTTTCAGGGGTTCTCCCTGATTCTTGGGGTGGTGATGGTAATGGTCATAAACCCTTGGTCAAATCTTTGACTTTTGACCATAACTTTTTCACTGGTAGGATTCCTGCATCTATAAGCAAGTTGACTGAGTTAGAGGAGGTTTCGTTCAGTCATAACCAGTTCAGTGAAGAAATCCCACATGAATTTGGGAAACTTGTTAAGCTAAAAAGGTTGGAtctttctgataattcaattaatGGAAGCATACCCTTTGACTTTTCCAGTTTGACTTTACTCACTTCTTTAAATTTAGCTCACAACAGAATCAATGGTCAAATTCCTACTTTCTTGGGTAACCAACTGCATCTTTCATTCTTGAATGTGTCCTACAACAATCTATCTGGTCATGTCCCAACTCAACTTACTTCAAGATTCGATTCGAGCGCTTTTATGGGCAATCGAGATTTGTGTGGATACAGCCCTTCAACCATGTGCACCGCCACATCTGCGGATAGCCACCACCAGAAACGAAATACCAGAGATATGTTTCTCATTGTTGTTGTAGCTTTAATAGCAGGTTTACTGTTACTTTGCTGTATATTTTTGTGTTGCTTGTTGAAAAAAAGAAGCAAAATGAAACAAAAGGATAGTGAAGAAGGTGGTGTGGACCCTACAAAGAGGGTTCCGGAGAGCAAGACGGCGGAGGAGGAGGCGGCGGCGGCAGATGGCGGTGGGAAGCTTGTACATTTTGAAGGTGGGATGGAGTTTACAGCTGATGATCTTTTGTGTGCAACAGCAGAGATAATGGGGAAAAGTACTTATGGAACTGTTTATAAAGCAACATTAGTGGAAGGTAATCAAGTGGCTGTGAAGAGATTAAGAGAAAGAATCACAAAAAGTCAAAAAGAGTTTCAAAGTGAAGTCAATTCAATTGGGAAAATTAGGCATCAAAATTTGTTGGCAATGAGGGCTTATTACATGGGTCCAAAAGGGGAGAAACTTCTTGTTTTTGATTATATGCCTAATGGAAGCCTTGCTTCTTTCCTCCATGGTAATTCTACACATACATAAATACATACGTATGCATACATTATGTGTTATCTtgtattatttttactttttttaaaATCATTACTTTTGATTTTGATGTAGCTCGAGGGCCTGATACACCGGTTAACTGGCCAACAAGAATGAATATAGCGAAAGGAATGACACGAGGTTTACTCAACCTCCATGCCCATCAAAACATTATCCATGGAAACCTAACATCAAACAATGTTCTTCTCGATGACGATCTTAACCCAAAGATTGCAGATTTCGGTTTGTCAAAGCTAATGACGGCTGCTGCTAACTCAAACGTGATTGCAACCGCCGGTGCACTCGGGTACCGAGCACCCGAGCTTTCAAAACTCAAGAAAGCCAACACTAAGACAGATATATACAGTCTTGGAGTCATAATGTTAGAACTTTTAACCGGGAAAGCACCAGGAGAGGCAGAGGATGGTGTTGGTTTACCGCAATGGGTAGCTTCGATTGTGAAGGAAGAGTGGACGAATGAAGTTTTCGATTTGGAATTGATGAAAGATGCTTCTGCCATTGGTGATGAGTTGTTGAATACATTGAAGTTGGCTTTGCATTGTGTTGATCCATCTCCGTCTGCTAGGCCTGAGGCTCAACTAGTTCTTCAGCAGCTGGAAGAGATTAGACCGGAAATCACCACCAGTTCTGGTGATGATGATGGCGGCGGTGGCGGCCCTATGACAGAAGAGTGAAGTTTAAGGACCATTCTTGAATTTATTTAATGAAAGTGTTGTAGATATAATTTCATGAACTTGATTCAGTTTCTGAAAGTAGAAAGTTTTGGTAGCATTTTGTTAGTGTACTATCTATATAGAGTTTACATTTACATCCACAACCCAATGCATTTTGCAATCCAAGATATAAAATGTACACAAAACAAAGCTACATCTAATATGCCACAACGTTATAAACAAAAAAACATACTTCTTATTCTAGTGTCGGAAACAGTTACGTGTGATACTGTTTAGGCCGCCTAGATATGAGTAAAAGGCTTCAATTACAACTTTGTGCATATCCACGTGTGTGCTTCTCAACTGTTTCCCACGCACTCGCCATCATCTCTGCATATCCTACCTGTCACACAAAGTGACTGTAATATTAGAGATGTGAAATTTGGCCCATTTACATGTAAATCAGTTGATGAGGTTTGTGTTTTTTTATCAATAAAAGGTTAAACGggtcaaatatatataaatattagctACAAAGGAAATGAGCTAGAGGGTTGAGCATATATGTCTTTTAAGAAGATAAAACGGCTCAACAAGCTAGGCCCATTTCGGCATACCTGTTTTGACCAATTACTCATTATGCTTCATTTAGATATTTAAACACGAAAACATGAAATAAATTACATATACTTTGAAGATTTTGAGTTGAATTATGTTGTAAGCATTAAAGATAAGAAACGGGTACCTGATTAACCACAAATCCTTTCAACATCCCAACGAAATCTTCACGTCTCTCTTTGTCAATTCTCTCGAATTCAGTCTTGTTAATCTCCTGCAGTTAAGTGTATTATTAAACAACCAATAAAGATCAACATATATCAGCACTAGCGACTACAATCGTATATAGACCTGATGAAATGGACAGACTAGATAACTGACTAACCAGTTACGACGAACAAGTTGAAAGTGGACAAATGGGTCACAAATGATGAGTCGTGATTCAAATGGGTTGTGCTATTTGTTACCTTTATACGTTCATATTCTTTGAGTGCGAGATTTTTAGCATCCTCTGTAACTTTCATGGTTTCTGTCAATTCCTCTATTTTCTGGATGTTCAACCTTTCACCACCAAATACCTTGAGTGCAACTGCTTTAAGTTTTTCAATTCTTGAATTTAAGGTTGAAACCTCTGATACAAGTGTCTGTACTGCTAACAAAGCATTTGATCGGTCTGAATATGCATTATTCACGGATAACATTACCCCAAGGTACTCATGGAGCTTTCCCTGTACCAACAAAATGACTTTTAATATCAACCTTATTGAAAAATGCTAATACTATTCTTTTAATCAGAGGCGGCTATTTCAACCCACTTACTTATGACTGTTGATTCAGGTGATGTTATACAGTTAATGAGTCGaaggtaaaatatatatatacaaaagctAAAAAGAACACGGGTCAACCGTCACCCAAAATATATGTTAATTCATATAACCTCTTATCAGTTTATTCAAACAGGATTTTGCCAACACCAACCATGATGGATTATGGTTAACTATAACTAGAAGAACGCATCAACCAAAATTCTAACTAGCATTAGGCCATTATTCATTACTGGTGTGAGAGAGATTTTAAAAAGTGGTAGTAGTTTGTCtaaatattagtatttttttttaaggACAAAGCCAAAAATTAGTGTAACAATAACTCTGAGGGATGTTGATAGCATTCCTTCACAAATTATACATTATTAGTGTAACTAGGCGATTTTTGTAGCCACATTTTACAAGCTATTCACCTATAGCAAACTTAAATATGCAGCAATAAAGTATTTTGGGTCAACCCGCCCATTTTGCAACATCTGGAGATGTATATAGCAGTTACCAGATGTTTGATGGTTTGTGCATTCAATTCCCGATACAATCTACTTTGCTTAACAACACAAGTAGCCATGTTTTTCATATCTGCCGCTCTCCTGTGCTGAGAGATGAATACAGCTTCCCGTGTCTCGATTGCAGTTAGTTTGACAAATGCCATTCCTAAATCCCCCATGGTTTCCTCAATATCTTGTTGAGCTTTAACAAGAGATTCAGCCTGCATTTCCCCAAGATGATGAAATCAATTGGTGTAACAGTTTAATGGAAGATTATGTTGAGCAAGTTAAATGGGGAGTTGGCATAATTTGAGAAAGGTTCTACGAGGTCAGTTAACCTCTTTCAAAATAATGTCAACTAGTTAGCTATATTCAGCAGTCTCTCTATTTATGCTCATCATATGCACGAAAGTACTCCTATAATGAATAAATCAGCTTCATACTAGTTGGATAATGTTTTGAATTTGGTCCTATCGTAAGTTAGAGCTAAACTTAGCTTCGACGTTGATGAAGGGAATATTACTTAAAATTTTCAAAATACTGTAAAGGTCGAGTTGGTCAATGAAGTGATCTGTATACTGTACTTTAATACAATGAACCAAAAAAAGATGACGAACAAGTATAAGAGTATAAAACTGAAATTCTAAACACCTTAGAAACCTAATTAAAACTTTTTAGTTGAGTTGACATTAGAATTAGAAAAAGAGCATGATCATCATCCTGCAAAGAACACTTAGATTCCAGAGTTCACAACTTATATAAGTCATAACAAACCTTTATGGTAGATATCATGCTCAAGAGGAATAATATGGATGTGGAGTTCAAAAATATTTGTCTATGTATGTCTACTAACACATTTAAATATCCAGGCCATAGTTTTCACACTTCCTATAACTAATTTTTCTCTTCTAACAAAATCTACTAACAGTTGTATTTCTTAACTTTCCGATCACCAAATCACACAACTTAGGTCCTGTTTGTTGTTTTTACATATTACCATGGTTAGAATCTATATGATGTCTGTCTTGAATAAGTCATATGTAATAAATTACTGTTTCTATTATCCGTTGAACGTTTGAATAGCAAAAAACAAACAACTATAAAAGActtaaacaatacattcatttcaGTATTTTGTCATTAATTCGAAATCCAACGAGGCCTTACTCCCCTTACACCTAAAATATATAGCACATAAATAAACAGACCAATGATCGATCACATGAACTATTAAACAGAAGAAATCCATACTTAAACACACAAACAACAAACCTGCAGAGCCACATTATTCAACTGCACCTCAAAACCCTGCAACTTCTTCCTCTTCTTCAAGAATTCAAAGTCCTCTTCCACCAAAGGCGGCTTAGTCGCACCCCAACCATAAGTAACCGATTGCCTCAGCTCCTTAAACATCCTAACCATATTTCTCCCTTCTTTCGCCTCATTCATCACATCACCAGAACCACTGACTACCACCGCATTATCACGCGTCACAAAAGGCAGCTTCCCCTGCACCTGCAGGAACACTCTTAAATCCTCACTTTTCCTAATTACCGGATGATCAGCCAGTTCTCCAAAATACCTCTCCAATTCAATTCTCCTCATCTCAACAAACTCACACTTCTGCATTACCTTACTCTCAACCACACCTTTATCCGGTCTCACCGGAACAAAGTAACCACGATACGACTCCGATAAACGATCCGATAACATCACAACCTCACTAAACCGTCTCCGCACACTAACTGCCGTTACATTAAACTCCTGTAAGTTCGTCGATGTGGATATCAAGTACGTCACGTAAGTTTTACCTGCATCCACCTCAGTTTGTGGATTCGTAACGGTTATCTTCAAGTAATCCGAATCGGCAACCGGTGATGACGTGGAAGCATCGTCTTGATCGTTGATTTGATCGCCTTGATCGTGATCGAACGATCTGAATATCGCTTCTGCGTAAGACGGAGGTTCGATAAACGAACTGAACGAGTTAGGATTATCAGTCGTATTGTCTTTAGTCTCTGATATATGGGCGGATGATCCGGAAGATGAGGTTGACAATTTATTGTTGTTACCGTCGTTGTTAAGATCGTGTGATTCCATCATTGATTAATGATATTCTGTGAAGTGATTATGAGTGATATATGTtaatatgatatgattatgattatgtaatTATGGGATTAGGGTTTATAATTAGAAGGAAGGTAAACAAATAGTGACGGAAATATAGATACAGAAGATAATCGCTAGTGTTGCAGGAATTGACATTGACATTGTGTTCAACGGCGACCATTAACTTTTGTATTCATTTTCTGTGTGTTCTCGAGTTATTTTTTACAAAATTACAATGACAGTCTTTGTTAAAAATACACGGATTTCATTCGCGGATAGTCCAGTCATCTAACATCCGTTAATTCTCTACGTTAACTTCGGGCATGTGCCATGAACATGAGAGTATTTTCGTcatttgtgaaaggacccgtcctaattcatctggacgaatacattacatttggttacatcatgaggtatttgacctctatatgatacattttacaaacattgcattcgtttttaaaagacaatctttctttacatggaaaattgacggcatgcataccatttcataatatatccaactataattgacttaataataatcttgatgaactctatgactcgaatgcaacgtcttttgaaatatgccatgaatgactccaagtaatatctctaaaatgagcaaatgcacagcggaagatttctttcatacctgagaataaacatgctttaaagtgtcaaccaaaaggtgagtgagtt
This genomic window from Rutidosis leptorrhynchoides isolate AG116_Rl617_1_P2 chromosome 2, CSIRO_AGI_Rlap_v1, whole genome shotgun sequence contains:
- the LOC139894618 gene encoding probable leucine-rich repeat receptor-like protein kinase IMK3 translates to MESNFISHKYPLQKTLPFYPPCNMKEKCKKNTHYFTFLLHLLVSSYFNTYPFQKSQTLDQCNTNFNKKKEKWKNNNKNHYFTILVHLLICSFPFVVSAQSWDGIIVTESDLEALQSFKQQLIDPNGFLKSWNDSGYGACSGGWEGIKCAQGQVIVIQLPWRGLSGQLTSKIGQFQALRKLSLHDNAIGGSIPKELGFLPNLRGIQLHNNRFTGSIPPSLGSCTLLQDLDFSNNSLVGMIPDVFANCTTLNNVNLSLNSLSNSIPVSLTQSNSLMFLSLKYNNFSGVLPDSWGGDGNGHKPLVKSLTFDHNFFTGRIPASISKLTELEEVSFSHNQFSEEIPHEFGKLVKLKRLDLSDNSINGSIPFDFSSLTLLTSLNLAHNRINGQIPTFLGNQLHLSFLNVSYNNLSGHVPTQLTSRFDSSAFMGNRDLCGYSPSTMCTATSADSHHQKRNTRDMFLIVVVALIAGLLLLCCIFLCCLLKKRSKMKQKDSEEGGVDPTKRVPESKTAEEEAAAADGGGKLVHFEGGMEFTADDLLCATAEIMGKSTYGTVYKATLVEGNQVAVKRLRERITKSQKEFQSEVNSIGKIRHQNLLAMRAYYMGPKGEKLLVFDYMPNGSLASFLHARGPDTPVNWPTRMNIAKGMTRGLLNLHAHQNIIHGNLTSNNVLLDDDLNPKIADFGLSKLMTAAANSNVIATAGALGYRAPELSKLKKANTKTDIYSLGVIMLELLTGKAPGEAEDGVGLPQWVASIVKEEWTNEVFDLELMKDASAIGDELLNTLKLALHCVDPSPSARPEAQLVLQQLEEIRPEITTSSGDDDGGGGGPMTEE
- the LOC139894617 gene encoding sorting nexin 2B-like → MMESHDLNNDGNNNKLSTSSSGSSAHISETKDNTTDNPNSFSSFIEPPSYAEAIFRSFDHDQGDQINDQDDASTSSPVADSDYLKITVTNPQTEVDAGKTYVTYLISTSTNLQEFNVTAVSVRRRFSEVVMLSDRLSESYRGYFVPVRPDKGVVESKVMQKCEFVEMRRIELERYFGELADHPVIRKSEDLRVFLQVQGKLPFVTRDNAVVVSGSGDVMNEAKEGRNMVRMFKELRQSVTYGWGATKPPLVEEDFEFLKKRKKLQGFEVQLNNVALQAESLVKAQQDIEETMGDLGMAFVKLTAIETREAVFISQHRRAADMKNMATCVVKQSRLYRELNAQTIKHLGKLHEYLGVMLSVNNAYSDRSNALLAVQTLVSEVSTLNSRIEKLKAVALKVFGGERLNIQKIEELTETMKVTEDAKNLALKEYERIKEINKTEFERIDKERREDFVGMLKGFVVNQVGYAEMMASAWETVEKHTRGYAQSCN